In Cygnus atratus isolate AKBS03 ecotype Queensland, Australia chromosome 5, CAtr_DNAZoo_HiC_assembly, whole genome shotgun sequence, a single window of DNA contains:
- the CSRP3 gene encoding cysteine and glycine-rich protein 3 gives MPNWGGGAKCGACEKTVYHAEEIQCNGRSFHKTCFLCMACRKALDSTTVAAHESEIYCKTCYGRKYGPKGVGFGQGAGCLSTDTGDHLGLNLQQGSPKPARPSTPTNPSKFAKKIVDVDKCPRCGKSVYAAEKIMGGGKPWHKTCFRCAICGKSLESTNVTDKDGELYCKVCYAKNFGPKGIGFGGLTQAEKKECE, from the exons ATGCCAAACTGGGGAGGTGGAGCCAAATGCGGTGCCTGCGAGAAGACAGTGTACCACGCTGAGGAAATTCAGTGCAATGGAAGGAGTTTTCACAAGACATGCTTCCTCTGCA tGGCTTGCAGAAAAGCTCTGGACAGCACCACAGTAGCAGCTCACGAATCTGAAATCTACTGCAAAACTTGCTATGGAAGAAAATATGGTCCCAAAGGTGTTGGCTTTGGACAAGGGGCAGGATGTCTCAGCACTGACACTGGGGATCATCTAGGCTTGAATCTGCAACA GGGATCACCAAAGCCTGCTCGCCCTTCTACACCAACTAACCCTTCAAAGTTTGCCAAAAAGATTGTCGATGTGGATAAATGTCCCCGCTGTGGCAAGTCAGTGTACGCTGCAGAGAAGATAATGGGGGGAGGAAAA CCTTGGCATAAGACATGCTTCCGCTGTGCTATTTGTGGAAAGAGTTTAGAATCTACCAATGTTACAGACAAAGATGGAGAGCTCTACTGTAAAG TTTGCTATGCAAAAAATTTTGGTCCCAAAGGAATTGGTTTTGGTGGCCTCACTCAAGCGGAAAAGAAAGAATGCGAATGA